The following is a genomic window from Onychomys torridus chromosome 13, mOncTor1.1, whole genome shotgun sequence.
GCTCAGGACCAGCTCGGGTAGCCCAGAGACCCTAGGGCCCGCCCGCGTCCTCATCGCGCATGCGCGCGGAGCAAGCGTGCGCCTGCGCAGCGGCGATAGAAAAACGTCAGCGCGTCCGCCGGGAGGGTCCGCGGCGCGGGAGGCGCTGGTCCTGCGAGGAGTCGCAGGCGGTCGGGCCGCGTGGGCTCTCACGAGGTTAGAGGTTGCCGGGTGTGGCCCCCTGGGGCCGGGGCCGCCGGGGTACGGTCCCCGTGGAGATGGAGGTCCAGGGGTGTGGGCCCGGTGCGAGCCGGGGCCCGGTGCAGGCCTCAGGCCCTGGGCCGCAAGTGGAGGTTTGAGGGTGGCGCGGGCCTGCGGGGTTCGCAGTGGGGCCCCAGGCGGAGAGTCCCGGGTGCGGGCCGGGGTCGTGGGACCCGGGTGGGGTCGCGGACCTCACGGTTCTCTGCACCCGCAGGCAGCTCGCGGCATCCGGCCGCGCAGGCCCGCTCAAGATGTCGTACATGCTCCCGCATCTGCACAATGGCTGGCAGGTAGACCAGGCCATCCTTTCCGAGGAGGACCGCGTGGTCGTCATTCGTTTCGGACACGACTGGGACCCCACTTGCATGAAGATGGACGAGGTTCTGTACAGCATCGCCGAAAAGGTAACGCATGGGCAGGATTCGCTCTGCTGGGCTCTGCCTGCAGCGCGGCTGGGACTTGAGACTCAAGCCGGAAGTCCAGTGTTCCGTACACACCCATTGACCcacagagagggaaagacagggTTCGTGAACACGTACGGGGAAGGTTTGTGCCAGAAAGTCAGTTTCTTAAACTTTGAAGAGATTTATGATCTCCCTCCTAAAGTACGTGACTCGTTGTGATGATGAATTTTGTTGTGATGATTGGGGAAGAGAATTGTTCTGAGATGGGTCTTGTATATAATCGAGACGGACCTTGAATCCATTAtcgccctgcctcagcctcttaagagtgttgggattacaggtgtgcaccactgtggaCCTTGAGAGTGTTTCTTAAAGAATTTACTAGGGCCAGGTGCAGCGGCACAAGCATTTactcccagcactttggaagctgaggccGACTGctccgagttccaggccagtcaggacttaagacacagtgcccccccccccccccaaaaaaaaaacctaaacaacacAGAGTTACTGTATCATGTGCAAAGTGAACAGAATGAATTTGAGAGTGTTGGAACAGACTTAAGTAGCCTAGTTTAGCAGGATTGGCCTTCccttggtattttatttattgtatttataaatCAGAACTTCTAGgttaagattttcttttccttgtgcgAGAGGAGGGGGCAGCGGATTTATTGTGTAGCTCAGGGTAACCTTGAACTGTTTTTCATTCTGCCTCATCACAAGTCCTGGGGTTATAGGCCTGAGCGCCAAAGCACTTTAGTTAGGAAGTTTATTCTCTTTCTGTGAATTCCTTTTGGCAGTTTTAGGATAATTTACTTAGACTTTTGTAATTGTAACAATAGGGCAAACGACAAAGAcagtaaagtaataaaatatttaatgatactGTTCCATGAGTAATTTgaatattctgttttctttcttattttttactgtattgagacagggcctccctAAGTAGCTCTAGAACTTGTGTAGTCCTCACAGACATCCTTAACTCCTTTCTCCTCACcccacagtgctaggattaaaggcatttgccaccgtGCCTAGCCTGAgagtttgttttaaagaataaacacTAATAGAAATGCTGAAACTCTTCCCTCTCATGGATGCTAATGTAAGCTGGCTTAAAGTAATTCTTGTCTTCCAAATGGCTCTCCCATAGCATTATTCATGTACCTGTGCTGCAAGTGAAGCCAGGGCCTCAGACATGCCGGGCGAGTGGTCTATCACTGAACCACAATCACCATACCAAAGAAACTCTTTGGAGGAAGACctagatgtgtgtatatgtag
Proteins encoded in this region:
- the Txnl4a gene encoding thioredoxin-like protein 4A isoform X2, whose protein sequence is MSYMLPHLHNGWQVDQAILSEEDRVVVIRFGHDWDPTCMKMDEVLYSIAEKKWKIVGVLSHLV